A genomic stretch from Colwellia sp. Arc7-635 includes:
- a CDS encoding ABC transporter ATP-binding protein codes for MTASTILNIEQISLAFGGVKALTDVSFSVKKGSVFSIIGPNGAGKTSMLNCISGRYRPNSGNIIFDGQDVTSLRPNDRADLGMGRTFQNLALFGHMSVLDNIMVGRHHLLKNNWLTGPLYWASGAQKEELEHRRKVEEVIDFLEISHIRKSIAGTLSYGLRKRVELARAMALNPKLILLDEPMAGMNLEEKEDMARYILDLNEEFGITVVMIEHDMGVVMDISHEVMVLDFGKKLICGLPEEVMADPYVKRAYLGLEDDEDTSAEQQVKLEGVS; via the coding sequence ATGACAGCGTCAACAATACTCAATATAGAGCAAATATCTCTCGCGTTTGGCGGTGTTAAAGCCTTAACAGATGTTAGCTTTTCAGTAAAAAAAGGCTCGGTTTTTTCTATTATTGGCCCCAATGGTGCGGGCAAAACCTCAATGCTTAATTGCATTTCTGGTCGCTATCGTCCAAACAGCGGCAATATTATTTTTGATGGTCAAGATGTCACATCACTACGTCCTAACGATCGAGCAGATCTTGGCATGGGGCGTACTTTTCAGAATTTAGCTTTGTTCGGTCATATGTCAGTGCTTGACAATATTATGGTTGGCCGCCATCACCTATTAAAGAATAACTGGCTTACGGGACCTTTGTATTGGGCTTCTGGAGCGCAAAAAGAAGAGTTAGAACATCGTCGTAAAGTTGAAGAAGTTATCGATTTTCTAGAAATTTCTCATATTCGAAAATCTATCGCGGGTACCTTATCTTACGGTCTACGTAAACGCGTTGAGCTTGCACGTGCGATGGCACTTAATCCAAAACTTATTCTACTTGATGAACCTATGGCAGGGATGAATCTAGAAGAAAAAGAAGACATGGCTAGATACATTCTTGATTTAAATGAAGAGTTTGGCATCACTGTGGTGATGATAGAGCACGACATGGGCGTCGTTATGGATATTTCCCACGAAGTGATGGTACTCGACTTTGGTAAAAAACTGATTTGCGGCTTACCTGAAGAGGTTATGGCAGATCCTTATGTTAAACGAGCTTACTTGGGGCTTGAGGATGATGAAGATACCTCTGCTGAGCAACAAGTGAAATTAGAAGGGGTAAGCTAA